A section of the Rummeliibacillus pycnus genome encodes:
- a CDS encoding S66 family peptidase, translating to MFQPLKKGDVVGVFSPSKPASVTAQARYVRGKQVLESLGLIVKEGILTGKADYYRSGTPKERAAEFNSLLRDPEVKMIMPSIGGTNANSILPYIDYEAFQQHPKIIVGLSDVTAILLALYRKTGIPVFYGPSVASTLGEFPPLVEDTIKYFKWMFMEENHVPYTIPMPKQWSDDKVNWLEKTEVKKYYKNEWICVKKGKVTGKLIGGNVNTMYGTIGTEYFPIIEEGDLLLIEDTTKSAAVMEKNFAMLKLHGILEKVTGIILGKHEQYDDMGTGRKPYELLLEQLDGREIPILAEFDTCHTHPLHSMPFGRQVELNATEKRVTLVENWL from the coding sequence ATGTTTCAACCATTAAAAAAAGGCGATGTTGTAGGTGTTTTTTCTCCGTCTAAGCCTGCTTCTGTCACTGCACAGGCTCGCTATGTCAGAGGCAAACAAGTGCTTGAATCGCTGGGTTTAATCGTAAAAGAAGGTATATTAACAGGTAAAGCAGACTATTATCGCTCAGGAACACCAAAAGAACGTGCTGCAGAATTTAATAGTTTACTTCGAGATCCAGAAGTGAAAATGATCATGCCTTCCATAGGTGGTACAAATGCAAATAGTATCTTACCATATATCGATTATGAAGCATTTCAACAACACCCAAAAATTATAGTTGGTTTATCGGATGTTACTGCTATTTTACTTGCTTTATATAGAAAAACAGGCATCCCAGTTTTTTATGGTCCATCCGTTGCTTCAACCTTAGGAGAATTTCCTCCTTTAGTTGAAGATACGATAAAGTATTTTAAATGGATGTTTATGGAGGAAAATCACGTACCTTATACGATACCAATGCCCAAACAATGGTCTGATGATAAAGTGAATTGGTTAGAAAAAACAGAAGTAAAAAAGTACTATAAAAACGAATGGATTTGTGTAAAAAAAGGAAAAGTAACAGGTAAACTAATAGGCGGTAATGTGAATACGATGTATGGCACCATTGGAACAGAGTATTTTCCAATAATAGAAGAAGGAGATCTTCTATTAATAGAAGATACTACGAAATCAGCCGCAGTAATGGAGAAAAACTTTGCCATGTTAAAATTACATGGGATTTTGGAAAAAGTAACAGGCATTATATTAGGAAAACACGAACAATATGATGATATGGGGACAGGAAGAAAACCATACGAACTATTATTAGAACAATTAGATGGACGAGAAATTCCAATTTTAGCGGAATTTGATACTTGCCATACACATCCACTTCATTCGATGCCGTTTGGGCGACAAGTCGAACTTAACGCAACAGAGAAAAGAGTGACATTAGTGGAAAACTGGCTATAA
- a CDS encoding NAD-dependent epimerase/dehydratase family protein: MDVLLFGGSEFVGRAYLERLVADGHMVDIVTRGIKPITVKGYRNHLKCNRQDENALATQLEGRAYDYVFDISAYTVEDIKPILKVLNRTKLQRYFLMSTGGVYTPSDSVVNEDGEIGFNKNWGTYGVDKRKIELELMEVHRLKNFPILIFRPTYIYGEGNNLYRETYFFQRLIDQLPIPYPDTSKGKAQYIHIEDLVNITMEAIVKEATNGEAFNITNSEIFTWKELIQTFKLVTNKEVPEISITQTEMDQLAINSREFFPFRDVTYLLDIQKLIDFGLSTPTISLKEGLERSYNWFKSKKIPRQYHLLNSLEKVVSLKMK, translated from the coding sequence ATGGATGTCTTACTGTTTGGTGGAAGTGAGTTTGTTGGTAGAGCCTATTTAGAGAGGTTAGTTGCTGATGGGCATATGGTTGACATTGTCACTAGAGGGATCAAGCCAATTACTGTAAAAGGATATCGGAACCATTTAAAATGTAATCGGCAAGATGAAAATGCCTTAGCAACTCAATTAGAAGGTCGCGCTTATGATTATGTTTTTGATATTTCTGCTTATACAGTTGAAGATATTAAGCCCATTTTAAAAGTTTTGAATCGAACAAAGTTACAAAGATACTTCTTAATGAGTACAGGGGGAGTATATACGCCTTCTGATTCAGTAGTAAATGAAGATGGTGAGATTGGTTTTAACAAAAACTGGGGGACTTATGGTGTTGATAAAAGAAAAATAGAGTTAGAATTAATGGAAGTGCATAGATTAAAGAATTTTCCAATACTAATTTTCAGACCAACATATATTTATGGAGAAGGCAATAATTTATATAGGGAAACCTACTTTTTCCAAAGATTAATCGATCAACTACCAATTCCTTATCCAGACACAAGTAAAGGAAAAGCACAGTATATACATATTGAAGATTTAGTAAATATTACAATGGAAGCAATAGTAAAAGAAGCCACTAATGGTGAAGCATTTAACATTACGAATTCAGAAATTTTCACATGGAAAGAATTAATACAAACTTTTAAATTAGTAACGAATAAGGAAGTTCCTGAAATTTCAATTACGCAAACTGAAATGGATCAATTAGCTATTAATAGCAGAGAATTCTTCCCTTTTAGAGATGTTACTTATTTATTGGATATTCAAAAATTAATAGATTTTGGTTTATCTACACCCACTATTTCATTAAAAGAGGGTCTAGAAAGAAGTTATAATTGGTTTAAGAGTAAAAAAATTCCTAGACAATATCATTTATTGAATAGTTTAGAAAAAGTAGTATCTTTAAAAATGAAATAA
- a CDS encoding NUDIX hydrolase, which translates to MSSIIVVLKGLVFKNGRLLIVKRDQNDEVGGGTWEPVGGKLEFGEDFESALKREFLEEVGLDIHVKSLLFATTFFTDQNRQLVLLTFLCEHISNSIQLSSEHEQFLWASIVEAKVLLPPSILDDYKEHGIFHLKEFY; encoded by the coding sequence ATGAGTTCCATTATTGTAGTACTTAAAGGGTTAGTTTTTAAAAATGGACGCTTACTAATCGTAAAAAGGGATCAAAATGACGAAGTTGGAGGAGGAACATGGGAACCCGTTGGAGGAAAATTGGAATTTGGAGAAGATTTTGAGTCTGCGTTAAAAAGAGAATTTCTTGAAGAAGTTGGATTAGATATCCATGTAAAATCACTGTTATTTGCGACTACCTTCTTCACCGATCAGAATAGACAGCTTGTTTTACTCACATTTCTTTGTGAACACATATCAAATTCCATTCAGTTGTCTTCTGAACATGAACAGTTTTTGTGGGCATCTATAGTAGAGGCTAAAGTGTTGTTACCTCCAAGCATTTTAGATGATTATAAAGAACATGGAATATTTCATTTGAAAGAATTCTATTGA
- a CDS encoding class I SAM-dependent methyltransferase, producing the protein MNKVIKYYNQFDEWGRLEREPIEFQVNWHYIKKYLPKSGNVLDNGAGPGKYAIELAKEGYHVTLTDITTSLVEIAKSKVKEMGLENHFNGFYVADARRLKMMKDESFDASFMLGPLYHLQEEKERIEAVKELNRVTKKNGIVFVAFMPRIRHVYNSLINPDNWRPNDNLETIIQFSKTGCFDHEEEHRFTGAYYFNIEDINPFMEELGFETIQLIGSNAGTILNESSWSYWKKKGQQEIEKIIGFIIDQATNPYILGISSHLLYIGKKK; encoded by the coding sequence ATGAACAAAGTTATTAAGTATTACAATCAATTTGATGAATGGGGAAGGCTTGAAAGAGAACCAATTGAATTTCAAGTAAATTGGCATTATATCAAGAAATACTTGCCTAAATCAGGTAATGTACTAGATAACGGAGCTGGGCCAGGGAAATACGCGATAGAACTTGCAAAAGAAGGTTATCATGTAACATTAACTGATATAACAACGAGTTTAGTAGAAATTGCAAAGAGTAAAGTAAAAGAAATGGGTCTTGAAAATCATTTTAATGGGTTTTACGTAGCAGATGCTCGAAGACTCAAGATGATGAAGGATGAAAGTTTTGATGCTTCTTTCATGTTAGGTCCACTGTATCATTTACAAGAAGAGAAAGAACGAATTGAAGCTGTTAAAGAATTAAATAGAGTAACAAAGAAGAATGGTATTGTATTTGTAGCATTTATGCCGAGAATTAGACATGTATATAATTCACTTATAAATCCAGATAATTGGAGACCAAATGATAACTTAGAAACAATTATTCAATTTTCTAAAACGGGTTGTTTTGATCATGAAGAAGAACATCGTTTTACTGGAGCATATTACTTTAACATTGAAGATATTAATCCATTTATGGAAGAACTGGGGTTTGAAACAATTCAATTAATCGGTTCAAATGCAGGAACTATTTTAAACGAAAGTAGCTGGAGTTACTGGAAAAAGAAAGGCCAACAAGAAATTGAAAAAATAATCGGTTTTATAATTGATCAAGCAACTAATCCTTATATTCTTGGGATTTCATCGCACTTATTGTATATTGGAAAGAAAAAGTAG
- a CDS encoding GDYXXLXY domain-containing protein, translating into MSKLSRNKQFFISLLLPVIILLTMTVKPLLTVLTGETIYLQTTPVDPSDIVYGDYVNLEFEIETLPLSLLDKGLKKQLSKDQNYFNFDHDKTVYITLKKNNKTNIYEATKVTENKPNSEVFIKGELSSYINQGDWDNDQSPKDVHVHIPIERYYVEDNTGTLLEKQSQKGNLKAEVKVRNGFAVIRDIQVIKQ; encoded by the coding sequence ATGAGCAAGTTATCAAGAAATAAACAATTCTTTATTTCTCTCTTACTCCCTGTAATCATTTTACTGACTATGACAGTGAAACCACTTTTAACGGTCTTAACAGGTGAAACTATCTATTTACAAACTACACCTGTAGACCCATCAGACATCGTCTATGGAGATTATGTGAATTTAGAGTTTGAAATCGAAACCTTACCTCTTTCTCTTTTAGATAAAGGGTTAAAGAAACAATTAAGCAAAGATCAAAACTATTTTAACTTTGATCATGACAAAACGGTCTATATTACTTTAAAGAAAAATAATAAGACAAATATCTATGAAGCCACGAAAGTAACAGAAAACAAGCCAAATTCTGAAGTATTTATCAAAGGTGAATTATCATCCTATATTAACCAAGGAGATTGGGATAACGACCAGTCACCAAAAGATGTGCATGTCCATATTCCTATTGAACGATACTATGTAGAAGATAATACGGGGACACTTTTGGAAAAACAATCTCAAAAAGGTAATTTAAAAGCAGAAGTCAAAGTTAGAAATGGATTTGCGGTAATAAGGGACATTCAAGTAATTAAACAATAA
- a CDS encoding DUF2157 domain-containing protein, producing MKRIIPRSFYNFLSDELKYLESEGKLQPGQAKDLMNLYDYPNHLQNQAKSTINVIQVLLTIGSILIGLGILTFVASNWSHLTSTTKYIILLATLIIFFIVGKLLEVRKPPLSKTAYYIGVFAFGAELFYIGQLFHLGIHASDMFLAWGIGILPLAYYLRDEYLKAFSIALVYIFVEMKFILIDSPYPYAAIIVIPILFLVGHYLLKEYQYILKWVNLFFVYQYIQFHFYFIPIGDNKFPWIFLISIPIVYFIGHRFYNKSSLLFIINTAVLIQAITTLYSQDANISNTMEIVFGLIIFLVIIPLLFYITHNYYDQSIILFTTNTLTFLIAVITIYTYYVFLNNTVLLLAILFVIGMILFYLPFKEYEPSSKTMGAIIHVSSGLLLTFPYLWESSYPFQPDSSIAAIICLVFGVAYCIYALTLVAKNNLLGVGIISIYVFRFYVDLSLQFMSKSIAFIIGGILLIALGYWFERTRKGGKKNEQVIKK from the coding sequence TTGAAAAGAATAATTCCACGGTCATTTTATAATTTTTTATCTGATGAGTTAAAGTATCTAGAGTCAGAAGGAAAACTGCAACCAGGTCAGGCCAAGGATTTGATGAACTTGTATGATTATCCAAACCATCTTCAAAACCAAGCAAAGAGTACGATTAATGTCATTCAAGTTCTACTCACAATTGGTTCAATCCTCATTGGATTGGGAATCCTTACATTTGTCGCTAGTAATTGGTCACATTTAACAAGTACCACGAAGTATATCATCTTACTAGCAACCTTAATCATCTTTTTCATTGTTGGTAAGTTGTTAGAAGTGAGAAAACCTCCTCTTTCAAAAACCGCATACTACATTGGTGTATTTGCTTTTGGGGCAGAACTGTTCTATATAGGTCAGTTATTTCACTTAGGTATTCATGCATCAGATATGTTTCTAGCATGGGGGATTGGAATCCTTCCACTAGCGTATTACTTGAGAGATGAGTATCTAAAGGCATTCAGTATAGCACTAGTTTATATTTTTGTAGAAATGAAATTTATTTTAATCGACAGTCCATATCCATATGCTGCAATCATCGTCATACCAATACTGTTTCTAGTTGGCCATTATTTGTTAAAGGAATATCAGTACATATTGAAATGGGTCAATTTATTCTTTGTTTATCAATATATTCAATTTCATTTCTACTTCATCCCTATTGGAGATAATAAGTTTCCGTGGATCTTCTTAATAAGTATCCCGATAGTATACTTCATAGGACATCGTTTCTATAATAAATCAAGCCTTCTATTTATTATTAATACTGCAGTATTGATTCAAGCTATTACTACTTTATATTCACAAGACGCCAATATTAGCAACACAATGGAAATAGTATTCGGTTTAATTATTTTTCTAGTGATTATTCCATTACTATTTTATATAACTCACAATTACTATGATCAATCTATTATCTTATTTACAACAAACACTTTAACTTTTTTAATAGCTGTTATTACCATTTACACTTATTATGTTTTTTTAAATAACACAGTCTTACTTTTAGCAATTTTGTTCGTTATAGGTATGATTTTGTTCTACCTGCCTTTTAAAGAGTATGAACCCTCTTCCAAAACTATGGGTGCTATCATACATGTTAGTTCAGGTTTACTTTTAACTTTCCCATATTTATGGGAATCTAGTTATCCTTTTCAACCAGATTCATCTATCGCAGCAATCATTTGTTTAGTTTTCGGCGTAGCGTACTGTATCTATGCATTAACGCTCGTTGCGAAAAACAACTTACTAGGGGTAGGCATTATCTCGATCTATGTTTTCAGATTCTATGTTGACTTGTCACTTCAATTTATGAGTAAATCCATTGCTTTCATAATAGGGGGAATTCTCCTAATTGCTCTTGGTTATTGGTTTGAACGAACACGTAAAGGGGGAAAGAAGAATGAGCAAGTTATCAAGAAATAA
- a CDS encoding alpha/beta fold hydrolase: MKWIRQNISTERGIFEIFISGKGTPVCITHNYSEFNETGDYFAKTFTDHHKVILVNLRETGNSAKATEPYQLSMIEAVLDLEEIRIELGYEKWIFAGHSTGGMIGILYGIHFSNSLNSLILVGTSAREFTLSSKDCIYNSNHPQNKRMIELLSNLKIGTISEYEKEILTKERIKLSLYNPDQYEEYFTPHIQKKISSKRLDFFNRELSIYDVTRQLEKISTNTLIMCGRYDVQCPIQFSIEMSQLIPNNQFIIFEKSNHYPFLEEQDKYKENIVSIS; the protein is encoded by the coding sequence ATGAAATGGATAAGACAAAACATTTCTACTGAAAGGGGTATTTTTGAAATATTCATTTCAGGAAAAGGCACGCCTGTTTGTATAACTCATAATTATTCGGAATTCAATGAGACTGGGGATTATTTTGCAAAAACATTTACTGATCATCACAAAGTCATCCTTGTTAATCTTCGAGAAACAGGTAATTCAGCAAAAGCAACAGAACCATATCAACTGAGTATGATTGAGGCTGTGTTGGATTTAGAAGAAATCAGAATAGAATTAGGGTATGAAAAATGGATTTTTGCAGGTCATTCAACAGGAGGCATGATTGGAATTTTATATGGAATACATTTCTCAAACTCATTAAATTCTTTAATACTTGTAGGTACATCTGCAAGAGAATTCACATTATCTTCGAAAGATTGTATCTACAATTCAAATCATCCCCAAAATAAAAGAATGATTGAATTACTCTCTAACTTAAAAATAGGGACCATTTCTGAATATGAGAAAGAAATATTAACCAAAGAAAGAATAAAATTATCATTATATAATCCTGATCAATATGAAGAATACTTTACTCCTCATATTCAAAAAAAGATATCATCAAAACGATTAGATTTTTTTAACAGAGAACTAAGTATTTACGATGTGACAAGACAGCTAGAAAAAATATCAACAAATACGCTAATTATGTGTGGCCGATACGATGTGCAATGTCCAATCCAATTTTCAATAGAAATGAGTCAACTCATACCGAACAATCAATTTATAATATTTGAAAAGAGCAATCATTATCCTTTTCTAGAAGAACAGGATAAATATAAAGAGAACATCGTAAGTATTTCTTAG
- a CDS encoding histidine phosphatase family protein, which translates to MKILLIRHGESEADLLKVHEGRADYPLTLKGIEQAQLMANRVKAAYTIDKIWASTLQRAKKTAEILSETINCSINYLDELKERDNGDLAGKAYENVKMPIKLLPHEKLGIYGESKIEFRMRAEQVFSSILKQSEGCEQIAIVSHGGTISKIIESFLQLPVVHNCMFVTGDTGIHLVEINKQGRIIHFTNSTSHLSK; encoded by the coding sequence GTGAAAATTTTACTAATTCGACATGGTGAGTCAGAAGCAGATCTATTAAAAGTTCATGAAGGAAGAGCTGATTATCCATTAACTTTAAAAGGAATCGAACAGGCACAGTTGATGGCTAATCGTGTAAAAGCTGCATATACAATTGATAAGATTTGGGCAAGTACATTGCAGCGTGCCAAAAAAACGGCAGAAATCTTAAGTGAGACAATAAACTGTTCTATCAATTACCTAGATGAATTAAAAGAACGTGATAATGGAGATCTTGCTGGCAAAGCATATGAAAACGTTAAAATGCCAATAAAGTTATTACCACATGAAAAATTAGGGATATATGGAGAATCGAAAATTGAATTTCGTATGCGTGCAGAACAAGTATTTTCTTCGATCTTAAAACAAAGTGAAGGATGCGAACAAATTGCGATTGTTTCTCATGGAGGGACGATTTCAAAAATAATAGAGAGCTTTTTACAATTGCCTGTAGTACACAATTGTATGTTTGTCACAGGAGATACAGGAATACATCTTGTTGAAATCAACAAACAAGGACGCATTATCCACTTTACTAACAGCACTTCACATTTAAGTAAATAG
- a CDS encoding DUF5680 domain-containing protein, producing the protein MKVYKDFLGFLINAKKATYASFDTNSIVKEPLLNRSKQLEYKEGEFLYRDIYFGVRYFVGQETVYYQDKPIWGMAYSGGLTNDTDLDTERFIYEFLREAMRNVSKENPFRGPNEFKKRNFIYNNSNQGNLENFKGKESIHLKNQEVYILNYTGGMIK; encoded by the coding sequence ATGAAAGTATATAAAGATTTCTTGGGATTTTTAATCAACGCAAAAAAAGCAACATATGCTTCATTTGATACGAATAGTATCGTCAAGGAACCTCTGCTAAATAGATCAAAACAATTAGAGTATAAAGAAGGTGAATTTTTATATAGAGATATATATTTTGGGGTTCGATACTTTGTTGGACAAGAAACTGTTTACTATCAAGATAAACCCATCTGGGGAATGGCATATAGCGGTGGATTGACAAATGATACTGATTTGGATACTGAACGTTTTATTTATGAATTTTTAAGAGAAGCAATGAGAAATGTGTCTAAAGAAAATCCATTTAGGGGTCCAAATGAATTTAAAAAGAGAAATTTTATTTATAATAATTCGAATCAGGGAAACCTAGAGAACTTTAAAGGAAAAGAATCCATACATTTAAAAAATCAGGAAGTTTATATACTAAATTATACAGGCGGAATGATTAAATAA
- a CDS encoding dienelactone hydrolase family protein produces MNIYKIEHNQKKVIVLLHEIYGINDHMKYYADLFCDLGYDVVCPNLINKERPFSYEREHQAYQHFTEKIVFEVAASDTKKIIEELSSIYEEIYIMGFSIGATVAWICSEIKKVNGVVCFYGSRIRNYLEIVPACPVLCIYAESEKSFEILGLVKKLVEKQVGSHVLKGAHGFADPYSSKFNKDSYEKAIAIVKKFLLKKTRNKWI; encoded by the coding sequence ATGAATATATATAAAATTGAACATAACCAAAAAAAAGTTATCGTATTATTACACGAAATTTACGGAATTAATGATCATATGAAGTACTATGCCGATCTTTTTTGTGATTTAGGATACGATGTAGTTTGTCCGAATCTTATCAACAAGGAAAGACCGTTTAGTTATGAACGTGAACATCAAGCCTATCAGCATTTTACAGAAAAAATTGTTTTTGAAGTAGCTGCTTCAGATACTAAGAAAATAATAGAAGAATTGAGTTCTATTTATGAAGAAATATATATTATGGGTTTTAGTATCGGAGCGACAGTTGCTTGGATATGTAGTGAGATAAAGAAAGTGAATGGAGTTGTCTGTTTTTATGGATCTCGTATTCGCAATTATTTAGAAATAGTGCCGGCATGTCCGGTGCTATGTATTTATGCAGAATCTGAGAAATCATTTGAAATTCTAGGACTTGTAAAAAAATTAGTAGAAAAGCAAGTTGGTTCACATGTTTTAAAAGGTGCTCACGGATTTGCTGATCCTTATTCCAGTAAGTTTAATAAGGATTCATATGAAAAAGCAATTGCAATCGTAAAGAAGTTCTTATTAAAAAAAACCAGGAATAAGTGGATATGA
- a CDS encoding GNAT family N-acetyltransferase — MIRLKYKLEPMDLPLLKNIYQSVGWMKHDEAIIKKVFDASTHKVFVMEDEKIIGFARALSDGVFNATIYDVVVHKDFQNKGVARIALTDLLKQLDPVSCIQLIATTGNDTFYKKFGFKKLKTGMAIYQNVELANEYLE, encoded by the coding sequence ATGATTAGATTGAAGTATAAATTAGAACCCATGGATTTACCCCTTTTAAAGAATATTTATCAATCTGTAGGTTGGATGAAACATGATGAAGCAATCATTAAAAAGGTTTTTGATGCAAGTACCCATAAAGTATTTGTGATGGAGGATGAAAAAATTATTGGGTTTGCTAGAGCTCTTTCAGATGGGGTATTCAATGCCACAATCTATGATGTTGTCGTACATAAAGATTTTCAAAATAAAGGTGTTGCAAGAATTGCATTAACAGATTTACTTAAACAATTGGATCCTGTTTCGTGTATACAGCTAATTGCGACAACTGGCAATGATACATTTTACAAGAAGTTTGGCTTTAAAAAGCTGAAGACTGGAATGGCAATCTATCAGAATGTGGAACTAGCAAATGAATATCTAGAATAG
- a CDS encoding GNAT family N-acetyltransferase produces MKINNKAFSLYGLSYTIRSAEVKDAEILSKLRLMIDGETENLDREKGEAFIDIPGFEQIIKTDTDMPRNLFLVSVVQGNIVGFSRCEGTYLHRFSHKVEFGVCVLKEFWGYGIGKNLLKETIQWADSNGITKITLNVLETNEKAINLYKKLGFEIEGILKNDRILSDHNYYNTVMMGRLID; encoded by the coding sequence ATGAAAATTAACAATAAAGCATTTTCTTTATACGGTTTATCTTACACAATTCGTTCTGCGGAAGTTAAAGATGCTGAAATATTGTCTAAATTGAGATTAATGATTGACGGAGAGACTGAAAATCTAGATAGAGAAAAAGGTGAGGCATTCATCGATATTCCTGGATTTGAACAAATAATCAAAACAGATACGGATATGCCTAGAAACTTATTTTTGGTTTCTGTTGTACAAGGAAATATAGTTGGATTTTCAAGATGTGAAGGCACTTATTTACACAGATTTTCTCATAAAGTCGAATTTGGCGTATGCGTCTTAAAAGAATTTTGGGGATATGGAATTGGAAAGAACCTTTTAAAAGAAACCATTCAATGGGCTGACTCTAATGGTATAACGAAAATCACCTTAAACGTTTTGGAAACAAATGAAAAAGCTATAAACCTCTATAAAAAACTTGGTTTTGAAATAGAAGGTATATTAAAAAATGATAGGATTCTTTCTGATCATAACTATTATAATACTGTAATGATGGGGAGACTTATAGATTAG
- a CDS encoding SAM-dependent methyltransferase, producing the protein MQFTISPIAFVHNSRINIEDDDWGSIISTIQLEASISPTAIKGLDEFSHIEIIFYFDQVSDDKIQYEARHPRNNKKFPEVGIFAQRGKNRPNKLGITIVELLQVKDNQIFVKGLDAIDGTPIIDIKPVMKEFLPKGEVIQPNWSIDMMEKYWGDS; encoded by the coding sequence ATGCAATTTACAATAAGTCCAATAGCATTTGTACATAATTCTCGAATCAACATTGAAGATGATGATTGGGGATCAATCATATCCACTATTCAACTTGAAGCAAGTATTAGTCCAACAGCTATCAAGGGATTAGATGAATTTTCTCATATAGAAATCATATTCTACTTCGATCAAGTTTCTGATGATAAAATCCAATATGAAGCTAGGCATCCTCGAAATAATAAAAAATTTCCTGAAGTTGGTATCTTTGCGCAGAGGGGAAAGAACAGACCCAATAAATTAGGTATAACAATTGTTGAGCTTTTACAAGTTAAGGACAATCAAATCTTCGTAAAAGGTTTGGATGCTATTGATGGTACGCCAATTATTGATATAAAACCAGTAATGAAAGAATTTTTGCCAAAGGGTGAAGTTATTCAACCGAATTGGTCTATTGACATGATGGAAAAGTATTGGGGAGACTCATAA
- a CDS encoding GNAT family N-acetyltransferase codes for METRNITEVDYFKVIDVLNDWWGGREMKHLLPRLFFEHFQSTSFIIEENNNNLAAFLIGFVSQTHTNEAYIHFVGVNPKFRNKGLAKELYKLFFTTVQELGCNTVRCITSPENKMSISFHKSMGFSISNGTNYAGLGQDRILFIKDIAPKK; via the coding sequence ATGGAAACGAGGAACATTACAGAAGTAGATTATTTTAAAGTAATAGATGTTTTAAATGATTGGTGGGGTGGCAGAGAAATGAAACATTTATTGCCACGACTTTTTTTTGAACATTTTCAATCAACAAGTTTCATAATAGAAGAAAACAATAATAATCTAGCTGCCTTTTTAATTGGATTTGTGTCGCAAACACATACCAATGAAGCCTACATTCATTTTGTGGGGGTTAATCCTAAATTTAGGAATAAAGGTTTAGCGAAAGAATTGTATAAATTATTTTTTACGACAGTGCAAGAATTAGGCTGTAATACTGTTCGGTGCATTACTTCTCCAGAAAATAAGATGTCTATCTCATTTCATAAATCGATGGGTTTTTCCATATCCAATGGAACTAATTACGCTGGTTTAGGACAGGACCGAATCTTATTCATAAAAGACATCGCACCTAAAAAATAA
- a CDS encoding DUF4352 domain-containing protein yields the protein MKKKLMYITPMILALFLTACGDQQIKKGAGESSTKTEQKAHKKEKKKAKIHKVGETVKVNGVEITITKAKFVKSAKHIHPHNGKVLQLNITVKNKSKQKVYVDSSHFNLYKGGKSQEEYYGGKAPISGDIDKGKKLSGIIKYDVSKAGTYQLIYSPAFSFDHKEIKWKIDVKK from the coding sequence TTGAAAAAGAAATTAATGTATATTACTCCTATGATTTTAGCACTATTCCTAACAGCATGTGGAGACCAGCAAATTAAAAAAGGGGCAGGTGAATCATCTACAAAGACCGAACAAAAAGCACACAAAAAAGAAAAGAAAAAAGCGAAAATTCACAAAGTTGGTGAAACAGTAAAAGTGAATGGTGTTGAAATTACGATTACAAAAGCGAAATTTGTAAAATCCGCCAAACACATCCATCCGCATAATGGAAAAGTACTTCAGCTGAACATAACCGTTAAAAACAAAAGCAAACAAAAAGTATATGTAGATTCTAGCCATTTTAATTTATACAAAGGGGGTAAATCTCAAGAAGAATACTATGGGGGTAAAGCACCTATTTCTGGAGATATAGACAAAGGAAAAAAACTTTCAGGAATCATCAAATATGATGTATCTAAAGCAGGTACTTATCAATTAATTTATTCGCCTGCTTTTAGTTTCGATCATAAAGAAATAAAATGGAAAATCGATGTAAAAAAATAG